A window of the Actinomycetota bacterium genome harbors these coding sequences:
- the nuoL gene encoding NADH-quinone oxidoreductase subunit L has protein sequence MATALAWIVLVVPLISGLVLAGWPTEPPHAVTRVLGVGSILLAFILSATIFAGLLGNAADDRAFTSSAFEWISIGGVDVNLAILVDPLSVMMMLIITGVGFLIHLYSVEYMEHDRDYRRFFACMNLFVFAMLLLVLAANFFFLIVGWAFVGLASYLLIGFWYQRPSAVAAAKKAFVINVIGDVGLVLGAFLVLRTLGTLDYGEAFARAPEMGAQSGTALAICLLLFVGSAAKSAQVPLHTWLPDAMEGPTPVSALIHAATMVTAGVYLIVRCHAFFDLSWLAGDIVAFVGAITLLLAATVALQQVDIKRVLAWSTVSQVGYMVMAVGLGAYASGMFMLMAHAFYKAALFLAAGIIIHALNDEQSLDAMGGLRKYLRVAFFGMGAGCLAIAGVPGFAGFFAKDDVLSSALAYGGFGMFCWVVGVVGAFLTALYMFRLLFRAFFGPGPDGGYDPTPHPSRWWMSVPVVILGILSIVGGWLQVPFGWRGLDSWLTPVLGTGAEIIEPTHTAEVITIIVSLVAAFGGIALAWWLFGADPERRKRLAGVAAGPLRVMGDAWEFDRAYDDLFVDPGREVADVMATKVEPDGPQGLITGTVAVVRGASRVVSASQSGMVRAYTFWMVLGISLAGIVIALVLAGTS, from the coding sequence GTGGCCACCGCGCTCGCATGGATCGTGCTGGTGGTGCCGCTGATCAGCGGCCTGGTGCTGGCCGGCTGGCCCACGGAGCCGCCGCACGCGGTCACGCGCGTGCTGGGCGTGGGCAGCATCCTCCTCGCGTTCATCCTGTCGGCAACCATCTTCGCCGGGCTGCTCGGCAACGCCGCCGACGACCGGGCGTTCACCTCGAGCGCATTCGAGTGGATCTCCATCGGCGGCGTGGACGTGAACCTGGCGATCCTCGTCGATCCGCTGAGCGTGATGATGATGCTCATCATCACCGGGGTGGGATTCCTCATCCACCTGTACTCGGTGGAGTACATGGAGCACGACCGCGACTACCGGCGGTTCTTCGCGTGCATGAACCTGTTCGTCTTCGCGATGTTGCTGCTGGTGCTCGCCGCCAACTTCTTCTTCCTCATCGTGGGCTGGGCGTTCGTGGGCCTGGCGTCGTACCTGCTCATCGGGTTCTGGTACCAGCGACCCTCGGCGGTGGCCGCCGCCAAGAAGGCGTTCGTGATCAACGTGATCGGCGACGTCGGCCTGGTGCTGGGCGCCTTCCTGGTCCTGCGCACCCTCGGAACGCTCGACTACGGCGAGGCCTTCGCCAGGGCCCCCGAGATGGGCGCGCAGTCGGGCACCGCGCTGGCCATCTGCCTGCTGCTGTTCGTGGGCTCGGCCGCCAAGAGCGCGCAGGTGCCGCTGCACACGTGGCTGCCCGACGCCATGGAGGGCCCCACCCCGGTGAGCGCGCTCATCCACGCCGCCACCATGGTCACCGCCGGCGTGTACCTGATCGTGCGCTGCCATGCGTTCTTCGACCTGTCGTGGCTGGCCGGCGACATCGTGGCCTTCGTGGGCGCCATCACCCTGCTGCTGGCCGCCACCGTGGCGCTGCAGCAGGTGGACATCAAGCGCGTGCTGGCCTGGAGCACCGTGAGCCAGGTGGGCTACATGGTGATGGCCGTGGGCCTGGGGGCGTATGCCAGCGGCATGTTCATGCTCATGGCGCACGCCTTCTACAAGGCGGCGCTGTTCCTGGCGGCGGGCATCATCATCCACGCCCTGAACGACGAGCAGAGCCTCGATGCGATGGGCGGGCTTCGCAAGTACCTGCGAGTGGCGTTCTTCGGCATGGGCGCGGGCTGCCTGGCAATCGCGGGCGTCCCCGGCTTCGCGGGCTTCTTCGCCAAGGACGACGTGCTCTCGAGCGCCCTGGCCTACGGCGGCTTCGGGATGTTCTGCTGGGTGGTGGGCGTGGTGGGGGCGTTCCTCACCGCGCTGTACATGTTCCGGCTGCTGTTCCGCGCGTTCTTCGGCCCCGGGCCCGATGGCGGGTACGACCCCACGCCCCACCCGTCGCGCTGGTGGATGTCGGTGCCCGTGGTGATCCTGGGAATCCTCAGCATCGTGGGCGGCTGGCTGCAGGTGCCCTTCGGCTGGCGCGGGCTCGACAGCTGGCTCACGCCGGTGCTGGGCACTGGCGCCGAGATCATCGAGCCCACCCACACCGCCGAGGTGATCACCATCATCGTGTCGCTGGTGGCGGCCTTCGGCGGCATCGCGCTGGCCTGGTGGCTGTTCGGCGCCGACCCGGAGCGCAGGAAGCGCCTGGCAGGCGTTGCCGCGGGCCCGCTGCGCGTGATGGGCGACGCCTGGGAGTTCGACCGGGCCTATGACGACCTGTTCGTCGATCCCGGCCGCGAGGTGGCCGACGTGATGGCCACGAAGGTGGAGCCCGATGGCCCACAGGGGCTGATCACCGGCACCGTGGCCGTGGTGCGCGGGGCGTCGCGCGTGGTGAGCGCGTCGCAGAGCGGCATGGTGCGCGCCTACACCTTCTGGATGGTGCTGGGCATCAGCCTGGCCGGCATCGTGATCGCCCTCGTGCTGGCGGGGACGTCCTGA
- the nuoK gene encoding NADH-quinone oxidoreductase subunit NuoK, with translation MPIAAYLALSLGLLVLGLIGVMRRRNPLMLLLSVELMLNAGNVALIGFSRQWDDPSGQVFALVVMVVAAAEVVIGLGLTVAIFRNRTNLDVDELSAMKG, from the coding sequence GTGCCGATCGCGGCATACCTGGCCCTGTCGCTCGGCCTGCTGGTGCTGGGGCTCATCGGCGTGATGCGCCGTCGCAACCCGCTGATGCTCCTGCTCTCGGTGGAGCTCATGCTCAACGCCGGCAACGTGGCGCTCATCGGGTTCTCGCGCCAGTGGGATGACCCCTCGGGCCAGGTGTTCGCGCTCGTGGTGATGGTGGTGGCGGCGGCGGAGGTGGTGATCGGCCTCGGGCTCACCGTGGCGATCTTCCGCAACCGCACCAACCTCGACGTCGATGAACTGTCGGCGATGAAGGGCTAG
- a CDS encoding NADH-quinone oxidoreductase subunit J, translating to MASTTHRCWGTGRCRVGEQVLFAVAAIGTLGFGVGVVFFKDAFRAAVSLIGTLLSVALLFIALLAPFAAAIQVIVYAGAIVVMFLFVIAYLGDRGALPGPDRLDRWQVFGWLGLIGLGMFGTVAILDSTAGPARPAPDTTDVGSPASIGDAFLSSHLLAFEVTSLVLLVAAVGAVVLAKGAVQGEGGR from the coding sequence ATGGCGAGTACGACCCATCGGTGCTGGGGCACGGGGCGGTGCCGCGTGGGTGAGCAGGTGCTGTTCGCGGTGGCGGCCATTGGCACGCTGGGCTTCGGCGTGGGCGTGGTGTTCTTCAAGGACGCCTTCCGGGCGGCGGTGAGCCTGATCGGCACGCTGCTGTCGGTGGCGCTCTTGTTCATCGCGCTGCTCGCGCCATTCGCCGCGGCGATCCAGGTGATCGTCTACGCCGGCGCCATCGTGGTGATGTTCCTTTTCGTCATCGCCTACCTGGGCGATCGCGGCGCGCTGCCCGGGCCCGACCGCCTCGACCGCTGGCAGGTGTTCGGCTGGCTCGGGCTCATCGGGCTCGGCATGTTCGGCACCGTGGCCATCCTCGACTCCACCGCGGGCCCCGCGCGACCCGCACCCGACACCACCGACGTCGGATCGCCCGCCAGCATCGGCGATGCCTTCCTCTCATCGCACCTGCTGGCCTTCGAGGTGACCTCGCTGGTGCTGCTGGTGGCGGCCGTGGGCGCGGTGGTCCTCGCCAAGGGCGCGGTGCAGGGCGAGGGCGGGCGATGA
- a CDS encoding cupin domain-containing protein, translating into MATLTPGEPMLFMGEGFRVHATSATTGGRFLIAEIISRPAGGPRHLHSHEAAEQYMCLDGVITVITEDGVHRLAPLESLTIRPWLAHTYRNLGDSPARLLCTLSPPDDMEAFLLAVCEPVSDPGAALPEVTREQSDHAMALAARHGMRIHGEYDPSVLGHGAVPRG; encoded by the coding sequence GTGGCCACACTCACGCCGGGCGAGCCCATGCTGTTCATGGGAGAGGGATTCCGCGTGCACGCCACCAGCGCCACCACCGGCGGCAGGTTCCTGATCGCCGAGATCATCTCGCGCCCCGCCGGCGGCCCGCGCCACCTGCACAGCCACGAGGCGGCCGAGCAGTACATGTGCCTGGACGGCGTGATCACGGTGATCACCGAAGACGGCGTGCACCGGCTGGCCCCGCTCGAGAGCCTGACGATCCGTCCGTGGCTCGCGCACACCTACCGCAACCTGGGCGACTCCCCCGCCCGGCTGCTGTGCACCCTCTCGCCGCCTGATGACATGGAGGCCTTCCTGCTCGCGGTGTGCGAGCCGGTGAGCGACCCCGGCGCGGCGCTTCCCGAAGTGACCCGCGAGCAGAGCGACCACGCCATGGCCCTGGCCGCGCGGCACGGCATGCGCATCCATGGCGAGTACGACCCATCGGTGCTGGGGCACGGGGCGGTGCCGCGTGGGTGA
- the nuoI gene encoding NADH-quinone oxidoreductase subunit NuoI, with translation MGVLDPLRGFGVTFRNLLTTPVTIGYPEHKTPVYPRFRGRHRLWQFENGLEKCVGCSLCAAACPADCIRVVAEENTPENRVSAGERYARIYEINMARCIFCGYCEVACPFDAITLEHSYELSEYTREALIYDKDMLLEPAPKQPPVRPNAPGDPSPAADT, from the coding sequence ATGGGCGTGCTCGATCCGCTCAGGGGCTTCGGCGTGACGTTCCGGAACCTTCTCACCACACCCGTCACCATCGGGTACCCCGAGCACAAGACGCCCGTGTACCCGCGCTTCCGCGGCCGGCACCGGCTGTGGCAGTTCGAGAACGGCCTCGAGAAGTGCGTGGGCTGCTCGCTGTGCGCCGCGGCCTGCCCGGCCGACTGCATCCGCGTGGTGGCCGAGGAGAACACGCCCGAGAACCGTGTGTCGGCGGGCGAGCGCTACGCGCGCATCTACGAGATCAACATGGCGCGCTGCATCTTCTGCGGCTACTGCGAGGTGGCGTGCCCGTTCGACGCCATCACCCTCGAGCACTCGTACGAACTCAGCGAGTACACGCGCGAGGCGCTGATCTACGACAAGGACATGCTCCTGGAGCCGGCCCCCAAGCAGCCGCCCGTGCGGCCGAACGCTCCCGGCGACCCCTCCCCGGCGGCCGACACCTAG
- the nuoH gene encoding NADH-quinone oxidoreductase subunit NuoH: MPPQEVVLTMIIQAIVVVAVVFSCFAGLTVIERKLIGRFQARRGPNRAGPFGLLQPLADIGKLAFKEDFVPAGANRWVFRLAPMVPLIAAVAALSLIPFGGVHEWFGHTVTLYGTDLNVGVLVMLALSGLGFYGLILGGWASGNKYSLLGAARNAAQLVSYEVAMGLSILGVVMISQSLSLVDIADDQASGLWYILFQPVAFVVFMIAAFAETNRTPFDLGEAESELIAGYNLEYGSVKFAMFLAAEYVAMIVISAFAATLFLGGPDGPWLPGFIWLGIKIAVLLFIFIWVRATLPRFRYDRLMKFGWKVLIPVSMANILVTAIAVGTVFAG; the protein is encoded by the coding sequence ATGCCGCCGCAGGAGGTCGTGCTCACCATGATCATCCAGGCCATCGTCGTGGTGGCCGTGGTGTTCTCGTGCTTCGCGGGCCTCACTGTGATCGAGCGCAAGCTCATCGGGCGGTTCCAGGCGCGCCGCGGCCCCAACCGCGCGGGCCCGTTTGGCCTGCTGCAGCCCCTGGCCGACATCGGCAAGCTCGCCTTCAAGGAGGACTTCGTCCCGGCCGGCGCCAACCGCTGGGTGTTCCGCCTTGCGCCGATGGTGCCGCTCATCGCCGCGGTGGCCGCGCTGTCGCTCATCCCCTTCGGCGGCGTGCATGAGTGGTTCGGCCACACGGTCACGCTGTACGGCACCGACCTCAACGTGGGCGTGCTGGTCATGCTGGCGCTCTCGGGCCTGGGCTTCTACGGGCTGATCCTCGGCGGCTGGGCCAGCGGCAACAAGTACTCCCTGCTGGGCGCCGCCCGCAACGCCGCGCAGTTGGTGTCGTACGAGGTGGCCATGGGCCTCTCGATTCTCGGCGTGGTGATGATCAGCCAGAGCCTCTCGCTGGTGGACATCGCCGACGACCAGGCGTCGGGCCTCTGGTACATCCTCTTCCAGCCCGTGGCGTTCGTGGTGTTCATGATCGCCGCCTTCGCCGAGACCAACCGCACGCCGTTCGACCTCGGCGAGGCCGAGAGCGAGCTGATCGCGGGCTACAACCTCGAGTACGGCTCGGTGAAGTTCGCGATGTTCCTGGCGGCCGAGTACGTGGCCATGATCGTGATCTCGGCATTCGCCGCCACGCTGTTCCTGGGCGGCCCAGACGGCCCCTGGCTGCCGGGATTCATCTGGCTGGGCATCAAGATCGCCGTGCTGCTGTTCATCTTCATCTGGGTGCGCGCCACGCTGCCGCGCTTCCGGTACGACCGCCTGATGAAGTTCGGGTGGAAGGTGCTCATCCCGGTGTCGATGGCCAACATCCTCGTCACGGCCATCGCGGTTGGAACGGTGTTCGCGGGCTAA